A window of the Helianthus annuus cultivar XRQ/B chromosome 4, HanXRQr2.0-SUNRISE, whole genome shotgun sequence genome harbors these coding sequences:
- the LOC110932921 gene encoding uncharacterized protein LOC110932921, translating into MATRNQEVERLAKDINRIDVFTTQNQETLMGLKAAFDQMQATFSKLEQQDDTPERYKVRYAVVHLEGRALQWHQGFMKSSGKQICDVTWDEYTRNASTRFAATLIEDAMGALKALIQTGELEDYCDEFDLLLNKVTLPYEYTISLFIEGLKPEIKCHVKMFKPKTLRETYSLARLQNQSNKTLGLGSMSNTGSTS; encoded by the exons ATGGCTACTCGAAACCAGGAAGTTGAACGTCTTGCAAAAGACATCAACCGAATAGATGTTTTTACAACACAAAATCAAGAAACACTAATGGGCTTGAAAGCAGCTTTTGATCAGATGCAAGCAACATTTTCAAAACTGGAACAACAAG ATGATACCCCTGAAAGGTACAAAGTTAGATATGCTGTTGTCCATCTAGAGGGTAGAGCCTTGCAATGGCATCAAGGGTTTATGAAATCCTCTGGGAAACAGATATGTGATGTGACTTGGGATGAGTATACAAGAAATGCATCCACTAGATTTGCTGCAACACTAATAGAGGATGCTATGGGTGCACTCAAGGCATTAATCCAAACTGGTGAACTAGAAGATTACTGTGATGAATTTGACCTACTTTTGAATAAGGTAACATTACCTTATGAGTATACAATTAGTTTATTCATTGAAGGGTTGAAACCTGAAATTAAGTgtcatgtcaaaatgtttaaacCTAAAACATTGAGGGAGACATATTCTTTGGCAAGATTGCAGAATCAGTCAAATAAGACCCTGGGTTTGGGTAGTATGAGTAACACAGGCTCCACCAGTTAG